Proteins found in one Artemia franciscana chromosome 13, ASM3288406v1, whole genome shotgun sequence genomic segment:
- the LOC136034776 gene encoding ras-related protein Rab-5A-like, which yields MASTPSRTGVPPPNKICQFKLVLLGESAVGKSSLVLRFVKGQFHEYQESTIGAAFLTQTVCLDDTTVKFEIWDTAGQERYHSLAPMYYRGAQAAIVVYDITNQETFTRAQNWIRELQRQASPNIVIALAGNKSDLAQRRAVEFDEAKVFADEQGLLFMETSAKTAMNVNDIFMEIAKKLPKNEAPGGEASQGRRLQEAEGQKTGGSCCK from the exons atgGCTAGTACACCATCACGAACTGGAGTTCCACCCCCAAATAAGATATGCCAgtttaaacttgttttattaGGCGAATCTGCTGTTGGAAAGTCTAGCTTAGTTTTGCGATTCGTTAAAGGACAGTTTCACGAGTATCAAGAAAGTACCATTGGAG ctgcctTTTTAACACAGACAGTGTGTTTGGATGACACAACGGTCAAGTTTGAAATTTGGGACACCGCCGGACAGGAAAGGTATCACAGTCTCGCTCCCATGTATTACCGTGGAGCCCAGGCAGCTATCGTAGTGTATGATATAACTAATCAG gaAACATTTACCCGTGCTCAGAACTGGATTCGCGAACTCCAGCGTCAAGCTTCGCCAAACATAGTGATCGCATTAGCTGGGAACAAGTCGGACTTGGCCCAAAGGAGGGCTGTAGAATTTGATGAGGCCAAAGTGTTTGCGGACGAACAAGGACTTCTGTTTATGGAGACATCTGCTAAAACTGCCATGAACGTGAATGACATTTTTATGGAAATCG CCAAGAAACTTCCTAAAAACGAGGCTCCTGGTGGTGAAGCTAGTCAAGGTCGTCGTTTGCAGGAAGCAGAAGGTCAAAAGACAGGTGGCAGCTGTTGTAAATGA